GATTCATACATCAGAAATATTTAAACCATAACAATTAACACCATTAAAATTACAAAGTGACTCCCAGTATCACGATATCGTCTTTAACTACAGCAAATAGTGGTCCATTTTACATAGCAAAATGTGATAACTGAGCTCTCTGCATCCCTCTTTAAATGACATAACTTTGCCTAATCAACATCTAAAAATGTGAACTTTCAATACAATGTCATTTCTCTCAATGAGCTCAAATATACAAACATCTCCTTCCATCAAACAATTTTCCTTCACAAATTCACACCAGCCACCAGAAAGTTTGGCTCCTGATCCTTTAGTATGACCAATCAAATTCACAGGCCACGATCTCTCTCTGACCTGAAGAGTCACGGTTTGCTTCCTCTTTTTGACGAAACTCCGGGCAAATGTAACTGGTACATGCTGCATAAGATGGATATATGGAAATGAAACTCTATACAAACCGAGTGAGTATTAGTAAATAAGTAATGTAGGTGATTTAGAACTAGTACATAGACaacgtgtatatatatatatatatatagagcttACTTCTGGTATTTATGTTTGAAGCAAAGTTGTATAAGTATGTAGAACCTACCAATATCAGGCGTGTTGACCCCAGAGTGACTCTGAAGGATGGATTCTTTGGGGTGAACCTGTTAGCAGCTTCAATAGCCCTTGAAGATGAATTTAAAGGCCTTTGAGTAACCTGCCCACCAGTGTTCAACCTTTTGTACTTGCCTACAgtacaagaaacaaaatataatcTGAATTCCTTAACCTTAATTTTGGGAATTTCTCATTCTGGTGGACTAACCAATTTCAAGAGGAGGATCAAGAGAGCAAGACACACCATTTTCATAATTTGTGGTGCAATCAATTTCAACTTTAATCATGGGGTTTCTCCTTTTCTCAACTCGATCAATTGCTACTCCGCCATGGCCTGTGTTCCCcaaaaattacagaaaaaAGAACCAGAATCTGTGTAAGTTGCAATGCAGACATAATGAGCATATATTCACAAAATGTACAGATTTACCTGGTGACAAGGGACAATCTTCAGCATCGTTGGTGcgataaaagaaaactttaaaTAAACCTTCATTGCAGTCGATCAacacaaaaacacacacaTCACCGACTTTCAAattattgtcccttgcaaaCGCCGACCAGCCACGCTGGAATCGAGCTATTGAAGTTTCATACTTGAATTCGACAAGCCAAGTTCTTCCATCTAAAATCTTAAGGATTATGTTACGTGCACGCTTCTTGACAAGATGTCTCCTTGCAAACTTGGATGGCAAATGCTGAAGCGAAAAGGAAAttaggaaaatatatatataagatttttttttctttttttgaagaGAAACTAGTTACGAATTTGCTCTTTGAGAGGGAAGTGTCTTTGCTTAATCTTTTCTCACACTGACATCTAGAAATAGGAGTTAGCAGAGTGTTATATGGAAAGCTTACCAGGTAACCTCGGTGGATATAAACCGGTTGAATGGCAACCAAGAAATAAGGATATTCAGATTCGAAAGCATTGGCTCTCTGAAGAGCCAGAGCTTTTTCACTTTTAGTCAATGGATGCGTCCTCCCAAGGAAAATTCGAGTGCTAGATGAGCCTCCAAAATCTTTCATTGTTGGCATATCATTCTCTCCTGTTAAAATAAGGTTGtatcttaatttttttggtagatAACACAATATAGGTAAACAATACAAGACCAAATATAACATTACGTACTTTTGATTTCTCCTCTGGCATGGCCTgactcatcatcatcatcatcatcttcttcagaaTCAGAATCAGTTTCTTCCATCTCGGGCTTAGGATATTCAATTTCTGTAGCAGTTTTATCAAATATGAACACAGAGAAGTTGGAGTTCCCTTCATATCCAAAGACTAGCG
Above is a genomic segment from Prunus dulcis chromosome 7, ALMONDv2, whole genome shotgun sequence containing:
- the LOC117636016 gene encoding B3 domain-containing transcription factor VRN1-like isoform X3, with protein sequence MASLHDSPASIPHFLKIILDKTSKKTRIKIPMKFLMRYGENLSSPVHLKLPSGAEMEIELRRSNDGWVWFDKGWPEFSKLCSLDYEIEYPKPEMEETDSDSEEDDDDDDESGHARGEIKRENDMPTMKDFGGSSSTRIFLGRTHPLTKSEKALALQRANAFESEYPYFLVAIQPVYIHRGYLHLPSKFARRHLVKKRARNIILKILDGRTWLVEFKYETSIARFQRGWSAFARDNNLKVGDVCVFVLIDCNEGLFKVFFYRTNDAEDCPLSPGHGGVAIDRVEKRRNPMIKVEIDCTTNYENGVSCSLDPPLEIGKYKRLNTGGQVTQRPLNSSSRAIEAANRFTPKNPSFRVTLGSTRLILHVPVTFARSFVKKRKQTVTLQVRERSWPVNLIGHTKGSGAKLSGGWCEFVKENCLMEGDVCIFELIERNDIVLKVHIFRC
- the LOC117636016 gene encoding B3 domain-containing transcription factor VRN1-like isoform X2, which translates into the protein MASLHDSPASIPHFLKIILDKTSKKTRIKIPMKFLMRYGENLSSPVHLKLPSGAEMEIELRRSNDGWVWFDKGWPEFSKLCSLDYGNSLVFGYEGNSNFSVFIFDKTATEIEYPKPEMEETDSDSEEDDDDDDESGHARGEIKRENDMPTMKDFGGSSSTRIFLGRTHPLTKSEKALALQRANAFESEYPYFLVAIQPVYIHRGYLHLPSKFARRHLVKKRARNIILKILDGRTWLVEFKYETSIARFQRGWSAFARDNNLKVGDVCVFVLIDCNEGLFKVFFYRTNDAEDCPLSPGHGGVAIDRVEKRRNPMIKVEIDCTTNYENGKYKRLNTGGQVTQRPLNSSSRAIEAANRFTPKNPSFRVTLGSTRLILHVPVTFARSFVKKRKQTVTLQVRERSWPVNLIGHTKGSGAKLSGGWCEFVKENCLMEGDVCIFELIERNDIVLKVHIFRC
- the LOC117636016 gene encoding B3 domain-containing transcription factor VRN1-like isoform X1 is translated as MASLHDSPASIPHFLKIILDKTSKKTRIKIPMKFLMRYGENLSSPVHLKLPSGAEMEIELRRSNDGWVWFDKGWPEFSKLCSLDYGNSLVFGYEGNSNFSVFIFDKTATEIEYPKPEMEETDSDSEEDDDDDDESGHARGEIKRENDMPTMKDFGGSSSTRIFLGRTHPLTKSEKALALQRANAFESEYPYFLVAIQPVYIHRGYLHLPSKFARRHLVKKRARNIILKILDGRTWLVEFKYETSIARFQRGWSAFARDNNLKVGDVCVFVLIDCNEGLFKVFFYRTNDAEDCPLSPGHGGVAIDRVEKRRNPMIKVEIDCTTNYENGVSCSLDPPLEIGKYKRLNTGGQVTQRPLNSSSRAIEAANRFTPKNPSFRVTLGSTRLILHVPVTFARSFVKKRKQTVTLQVRERSWPVNLIGHTKGSGAKLSGGWCEFVKENCLMEGDVCIFELIERNDIVLKVHIFRC